A DNA window from Anastrepha ludens isolate Willacy chromosome 6, idAnaLude1.1, whole genome shotgun sequence contains the following coding sequences:
- the LOC128868679 gene encoding dystrobrevin beta isoform X3 codes for MELESSIAILQDLRLHTFDSIRFASYRTASKLRYIQKSTNLHLVDIWNVIEAFRENGLNTLEPQSEVSVARLETLVSSLYHNLNKRLPTAQQVPVDSKAGLLLNWLLAAYTSDNSGKIRVFSIKVALATMCSGKLVDKLRYIFSQISDGAGQLVPWKLGEFLREVLALPAAVYESPTFHYKDGLEEEIFPAENKVTVNDFMATLMSEPGPSCLVWLPLLHRLATVETIVHPTICSVCHKENFTGFRYRCQRCHAYQLCQECFWHGKTSLNHQNDHEVKEYSSYKSPSKQIGHSLRKSFRCVPEKTTQVLPRFPEHPEKTLNLSHIVPPSPLPSHNGFTDPPLLHGGGPGGAHSGGLLYDRSSTLDSRATGRSLDSATGASMSRMATASANDEEHRLIARYAARLAQENRAPVNAGNAENASPIGSDNSRAQRELIAQLEAKNKEIMREIARLRRQQEVEQITPENPALINELRALRQRKGELEGHLGALQDSRRQLMEQLEGLMRMLKNQQTTSPRSTPNSSPRSGKSPPMPGGGGLGGVGAVGGGANSLNVAAMHSQQGQPSPHSLMGGGRPTQQQLLQAQQTGALQAAQQQSFNTSQLEQLNQISNEVRSAFTGNTSSTFLHNPIAEINDAADNITSALSNLVNDLNAGPTPIPLQPRFIMPLDYFPNRRRKKRCNCRLSNNDL; via the exons ATGGAACTAGAGTCAAGCATTGCTATTCTACAGGATTTGCGTTTGCATACATTCGACTCGATACGTTTTGCATCTTACCGCACGGCCTCCAAATTGCGTTACATACAAAAGTCGACAAATTTACACTTGGTCGATATTTGGAATGTAATCGAAGCATTCCGTGAGAACGGTTTGAACACATTAGAACCGCAAAGTGAAGTGAGTGTTGCACGACTAGAGACGCTCGTCTCATCACTCTATCATAACCTCAATAAACGTCTTCCCACGGCTCAGCAAGTGCCCGTCGATTCGAAGGCTGGACTCTTACTCAATTGGCTATTAGCGGCGTATACAAG tgACAATTCTGGCAAAATTCGTGTATTCTCAATCAAGGTGGCCTTGGCAACTATGTGCTCTGGCAAACTGGTGGATAAATTGAGAT ATATCTTTTCGCAAATATCTGACGGCGCCGGTCAGTTGGTGCCTTGGAAATTAGGCGAATTTTTGCGCGAAGTGCTGGCATTGCCTGCAGCTGTTTATGAATCTCCAACATTCCACTATAAAGACGGGCTGGAGGAGGAAATATTTCCAGCTGAAAACAAGGTCACAGTGAACGATTTCATGGCAACACTTATGTCTGAACCGGGCCCATCGTGCCTTGTTTGGTTGCCGCTGTTGCATCGTTTGGCCACTGTTGAGACAATTGTGCATCCGACAATCTGTTCGGTATGTCATAAGGAGAACTTTACGGGATTTCGTTATCGTTGTCAGCGGTGCCACGCCTACCAATTATGTCAAGAGTGTTTTTGGCACGGCAAGACATCACTGAACCATCAGAATGACCACGAAGTCAAAGAATATTCGAGTTATAAATCGCCCAGTAAGCAGATCGGCCATTCGTTGCGGAAGAGCTTCCGATGTGTGCCCGAGAAGACGACACAAGTGTTGCCACGATTCCCTGAGCATCCCGAAAAGACACTGAATCTCTCCCATATTGTACCGCCATCGCCCTTGCCGTCGCACAATGGTTTCACCGATCCGCCGTTACTGCATGGCGGCGGGCCAGGTGGTGCACATAGTGGTGGTCTGTTGTATGATCGCTCCAGTACGTTAGATTCACGTGCTACTGGACGCAGTCTCGACAGTGCCACCGGTGCTAGTATGTCACGCATGGCCACCGCTTCGGCAAACGATGAAGAACATCGCTTAATTGCACGCTATGCCGCACGTCTTGCCCAAGAGAATCGCGCC CCAGTCAATGCTGgcaatgcagaaaatgcaagcCCCATTGGTTCGGATAATTCGCGTGCGCAACGCGAACTAATTGCTCAACTTGAAGCTAAAAATAAGGAGATTATGCGCGAAATAGCCAGACTGCGCCGTCAACAGGAAGTTGAGCAAATCACACCGGAGAATCCAGCGTTAATAAACGAGTTGCGTGCATTGCGTCAACGCAAAGGTGAGCTCGAGGGTCATTTGGGCGCCTTGCAGGATTCACGACGTCAACTAATGGAACAATTGGAAGGCTTGATGCGCATGCtaaaaaaccaacaaacaaCCTCACCACGTTCCACACCCAATTCCAGTCCACGTTCGGGCAAATCACCACCCATGCCGGGTGGCGGCGGCTTAGGAGGAGTGGGTGCAGTAGGTGGTGGTGCTAATTCTCTTAATGTTGCAGCAATGCACTCCCAACAGGGCCAACCATCGCCGCACTCTTTAATGGGTGGCGGTCGCCCAACGCAGCAGCAACTACTGCAGGCACAACAGACTGGGGCGCTTCAAGCGGCACAACAACAGTCCTTCAATACAAGTCAACTGGAACAATTGAATCAAATAAGCAATGAAGTGCGTTCCGCATTTACAGGCAATACGAGCTCAA CCTTCCTGCATAATCCAATTGCTGAGATAAATGATGCTGCTGATAATATAACATCCGCGCTTTCGAATTTGGTAAACGATTTGAATGCAG GGCCAACACCGATTCCCTTGCAACCTCGCTTTATAATGCCGCTTG
- the LOC128868679 gene encoding dystrobrevin beta isoform X4: MELESSIAILQDLRLHTFDSIRFASYRTASKLRYIQKSTNLHLVDIWNVIEAFRENGLNTLEPQSEVSVARLETLVSSLYHNLNKRLPTAQQVPVDSKAGLLLNWLLAAYTSDNSGKIRVFSIKVALATMCSGKLVDKLRYIFSQISDGAGQLVPWKLGEFLREVLALPAAVYESPTFHYKDGLEEEIFPAENKVTVNDFMATLMSEPGPSCLVWLPLLHRLATVETIVHPTICSVCHKENFTGFRYRCQRCHAYQLCQECFWHGKTSLNHQNDHEVKEYSSYKSPSKQIGHSLRKSFRCVPEKTTQVLPRFPEHPEKTLNLSHIVPPSPLPSHNGFTDPPLLHGGGPGGAHSGGLLYDRSSTLDSRATGRSLDSATGASMSRMATASANDEEHRLIARYAARLAQENRAPVNAGNAENASPIGSDNSRAQRELIAQLEAKNKEIMREIARLRRQQEVEQITPENPALINELRALRQRKGELEGHLGALQDSRRQLMEQLEGLMRMLKNQQTTSPRSTPNSSPRSGKSPPMPGGGGLGGVGAVGGGANSLNVAAMHSQQGQPSPHSLMGGGRPTQQQLLQAQQTGALQAAQQQSFNTSQLEQLNQISNEVRSAFTGNTSSNFDELQSYNNEWIVKANASNHWQEQFAQWRLQFQNE; the protein is encoded by the exons ATGGAACTAGAGTCAAGCATTGCTATTCTACAGGATTTGCGTTTGCATACATTCGACTCGATACGTTTTGCATCTTACCGCACGGCCTCCAAATTGCGTTACATACAAAAGTCGACAAATTTACACTTGGTCGATATTTGGAATGTAATCGAAGCATTCCGTGAGAACGGTTTGAACACATTAGAACCGCAAAGTGAAGTGAGTGTTGCACGACTAGAGACGCTCGTCTCATCACTCTATCATAACCTCAATAAACGTCTTCCCACGGCTCAGCAAGTGCCCGTCGATTCGAAGGCTGGACTCTTACTCAATTGGCTATTAGCGGCGTATACAAG tgACAATTCTGGCAAAATTCGTGTATTCTCAATCAAGGTGGCCTTGGCAACTATGTGCTCTGGCAAACTGGTGGATAAATTGAGAT ATATCTTTTCGCAAATATCTGACGGCGCCGGTCAGTTGGTGCCTTGGAAATTAGGCGAATTTTTGCGCGAAGTGCTGGCATTGCCTGCAGCTGTTTATGAATCTCCAACATTCCACTATAAAGACGGGCTGGAGGAGGAAATATTTCCAGCTGAAAACAAGGTCACAGTGAACGATTTCATGGCAACACTTATGTCTGAACCGGGCCCATCGTGCCTTGTTTGGTTGCCGCTGTTGCATCGTTTGGCCACTGTTGAGACAATTGTGCATCCGACAATCTGTTCGGTATGTCATAAGGAGAACTTTACGGGATTTCGTTATCGTTGTCAGCGGTGCCACGCCTACCAATTATGTCAAGAGTGTTTTTGGCACGGCAAGACATCACTGAACCATCAGAATGACCACGAAGTCAAAGAATATTCGAGTTATAAATCGCCCAGTAAGCAGATCGGCCATTCGTTGCGGAAGAGCTTCCGATGTGTGCCCGAGAAGACGACACAAGTGTTGCCACGATTCCCTGAGCATCCCGAAAAGACACTGAATCTCTCCCATATTGTACCGCCATCGCCCTTGCCGTCGCACAATGGTTTCACCGATCCGCCGTTACTGCATGGCGGCGGGCCAGGTGGTGCACATAGTGGTGGTCTGTTGTATGATCGCTCCAGTACGTTAGATTCACGTGCTACTGGACGCAGTCTCGACAGTGCCACCGGTGCTAGTATGTCACGCATGGCCACCGCTTCGGCAAACGATGAAGAACATCGCTTAATTGCACGCTATGCCGCACGTCTTGCCCAAGAGAATCGCGCC CCAGTCAATGCTGgcaatgcagaaaatgcaagcCCCATTGGTTCGGATAATTCGCGTGCGCAACGCGAACTAATTGCTCAACTTGAAGCTAAAAATAAGGAGATTATGCGCGAAATAGCCAGACTGCGCCGTCAACAGGAAGTTGAGCAAATCACACCGGAGAATCCAGCGTTAATAAACGAGTTGCGTGCATTGCGTCAACGCAAAGGTGAGCTCGAGGGTCATTTGGGCGCCTTGCAGGATTCACGACGTCAACTAATGGAACAATTGGAAGGCTTGATGCGCATGCtaaaaaaccaacaaacaaCCTCACCACGTTCCACACCCAATTCCAGTCCACGTTCGGGCAAATCACCACCCATGCCGGGTGGCGGCGGCTTAGGAGGAGTGGGTGCAGTAGGTGGTGGTGCTAATTCTCTTAATGTTGCAGCAATGCACTCCCAACAGGGCCAACCATCGCCGCACTCTTTAATGGGTGGCGGTCGCCCAACGCAGCAGCAACTACTGCAGGCACAACAGACTGGGGCGCTTCAAGCGGCACAACAACAGTCCTTCAATACAAGTCAACTGGAACAATTGAATCAAATAAGCAATGAAGTGCGTTCCGCATTTACAGGCAATACGAGCTCAA
- the LOC128868679 gene encoding dystrobrevin beta isoform X5, producing MELESSIAILQDLRLHTFDSIRFASYRTASKLRYIQKSTNLHLVDIWNVIEAFRENGLNTLEPQSEVSVARLETLVSSLYHNLNKRLPTAQQVPVDSKAGLLLNWLLAAYTSDNSGKIRVFSIKVALATMCSGKLVDKLRYIFSQISDGAGQLVPWKLGEFLREVLALPAAVYESPTFHYKDGLEEEIFPAENKVTVNDFMATLMSEPGPSCLVWLPLLHRLATVETIVHPTICSVCHKENFTGFRYRCQRCHAYQLCQECFWHGKTSLNHQNDHEVKEYSSYKSPSKQIGHSLRKSFRCVPEKTTQVLPRFPEHPEKTLNLSHIVPPSPLPSHNGFTDPPLLHGGGPGGAHSGGLLYDRSSTLDSRATGRSLDSATGASMSRMATASANDEEHRLIARYAARLAQENRAPVNAGNAENASPIGSDNSRAQRELIAQLEAKNKEIMREIARLRRQQEVEQITPENPALINELRALRQRKGELEGHLGALQDSRRQLMEQLEGLMRMLKNQQTTSPRSTPNSSPRSGKSPPMPGGGGLGGVGAVGGGANSLNVAAMHSQQGQPSPHSLMGGGRPTQQQLLQAQQTGALQAAQQQSFNTSQLEQLNQISNEVRSAFTGNTSSSKCE from the exons ATGGAACTAGAGTCAAGCATTGCTATTCTACAGGATTTGCGTTTGCATACATTCGACTCGATACGTTTTGCATCTTACCGCACGGCCTCCAAATTGCGTTACATACAAAAGTCGACAAATTTACACTTGGTCGATATTTGGAATGTAATCGAAGCATTCCGTGAGAACGGTTTGAACACATTAGAACCGCAAAGTGAAGTGAGTGTTGCACGACTAGAGACGCTCGTCTCATCACTCTATCATAACCTCAATAAACGTCTTCCCACGGCTCAGCAAGTGCCCGTCGATTCGAAGGCTGGACTCTTACTCAATTGGCTATTAGCGGCGTATACAAG tgACAATTCTGGCAAAATTCGTGTATTCTCAATCAAGGTGGCCTTGGCAACTATGTGCTCTGGCAAACTGGTGGATAAATTGAGAT ATATCTTTTCGCAAATATCTGACGGCGCCGGTCAGTTGGTGCCTTGGAAATTAGGCGAATTTTTGCGCGAAGTGCTGGCATTGCCTGCAGCTGTTTATGAATCTCCAACATTCCACTATAAAGACGGGCTGGAGGAGGAAATATTTCCAGCTGAAAACAAGGTCACAGTGAACGATTTCATGGCAACACTTATGTCTGAACCGGGCCCATCGTGCCTTGTTTGGTTGCCGCTGTTGCATCGTTTGGCCACTGTTGAGACAATTGTGCATCCGACAATCTGTTCGGTATGTCATAAGGAGAACTTTACGGGATTTCGTTATCGTTGTCAGCGGTGCCACGCCTACCAATTATGTCAAGAGTGTTTTTGGCACGGCAAGACATCACTGAACCATCAGAATGACCACGAAGTCAAAGAATATTCGAGTTATAAATCGCCCAGTAAGCAGATCGGCCATTCGTTGCGGAAGAGCTTCCGATGTGTGCCCGAGAAGACGACACAAGTGTTGCCACGATTCCCTGAGCATCCCGAAAAGACACTGAATCTCTCCCATATTGTACCGCCATCGCCCTTGCCGTCGCACAATGGTTTCACCGATCCGCCGTTACTGCATGGCGGCGGGCCAGGTGGTGCACATAGTGGTGGTCTGTTGTATGATCGCTCCAGTACGTTAGATTCACGTGCTACTGGACGCAGTCTCGACAGTGCCACCGGTGCTAGTATGTCACGCATGGCCACCGCTTCGGCAAACGATGAAGAACATCGCTTAATTGCACGCTATGCCGCACGTCTTGCCCAAGAGAATCGCGCC CCAGTCAATGCTGgcaatgcagaaaatgcaagcCCCATTGGTTCGGATAATTCGCGTGCGCAACGCGAACTAATTGCTCAACTTGAAGCTAAAAATAAGGAGATTATGCGCGAAATAGCCAGACTGCGCCGTCAACAGGAAGTTGAGCAAATCACACCGGAGAATCCAGCGTTAATAAACGAGTTGCGTGCATTGCGTCAACGCAAAGGTGAGCTCGAGGGTCATTTGGGCGCCTTGCAGGATTCACGACGTCAACTAATGGAACAATTGGAAGGCTTGATGCGCATGCtaaaaaaccaacaaacaaCCTCACCACGTTCCACACCCAATTCCAGTCCACGTTCGGGCAAATCACCACCCATGCCGGGTGGCGGCGGCTTAGGAGGAGTGGGTGCAGTAGGTGGTGGTGCTAATTCTCTTAATGTTGCAGCAATGCACTCCCAACAGGGCCAACCATCGCCGCACTCTTTAATGGGTGGCGGTCGCCCAACGCAGCAGCAACTACTGCAGGCACAACAGACTGGGGCGCTTCAAGCGGCACAACAACAGTCCTTCAATACAAGTCAACTGGAACAATTGAATCAAATAAGCAATGAAGTGCGTTCCGCATTTACAGGCAATACGAGCTCAA